In Methanosphaera sp. ISO3-F5, a genomic segment contains:
- a CDS encoding nitroreductase family protein — protein MTVLDVMEERYSVRGYLDKEIEKEKLDKVLRAAQIAPTGVNAQAFKIFVIDTKKHEDELKLVGKWDWFTEAPYIIAVVSKPSDAWTRWDGKNISDIDATIVMDHIILEATELGLGTCYIAAFNKDPLSELLGLSDDYEPVLLTPLGYPNAEPRGTDRKSIDELVEFI, from the coding sequence ATGACTGTATTGGATGTAATGGAAGAAAGATATAGTGTAAGAGGTTATCTTGATAAAGAAATTGAGAAGGAGAAATTAGATAAAGTTCTTAGAGCAGCACAAATAGCTCCAACTGGAGTTAATGCTCAAGCTTTTAAAATTTTTGTTATTGATACTAAAAAGCATGAAGATGAATTAAAACTTGTTGGTAAATGGGATTGGTTTACTGAAGCACCTTATATTATTGCTGTTGTTTCAAAACCTAGTGATGCATGGACTAGGTGGGATGGAAAGAATATTTCTGATATTGATGCTACTATTGTCATGGATCATATTATACTTGAAGCAACTGAACTTGGTTTAGGTACTTGTTATATTGCTGCTTTTAATAAAGATCCATTATCTGAATTGCTTGGTTTGTCTGATGATTATGAGCCTGTTTTATTAACTCCTTTGGGTTATCCTAACGCTGAGCCTCGTGGTACTGATAGGAAAAGTATAGATGAGTTAGTAGAATTTATTTAA